From Cervus elaphus chromosome 33, mCerEla1.1, whole genome shotgun sequence, the proteins below share one genomic window:
- the MSTN gene encoding growth/differentiation factor 8: MQKLQICVYIYLFMLIVAGPVDLNENSEQKENVEKEGLCNACLWRQNTKSLRLEAIKIQILSKLRLETAPNISKDAIRQLLPKAPPLRELIDQYDVQRDDSSDGSLEDDDYHATTETVITMPTESDLLTQVEGKPKCCFFQFSSKIQYNKVVKAQLWIYLRPVKTPTTVFVQILRLIKPMKDGTRYTGIRSLKLDMNPGTGIWQSIDVKTVLQNWLKQPESNLGIEIKALDENGHDLAVTFPEPGEDGLNPFLEVKVTDTPKRSRRDFGLDCDEHSTESRCCRYPLTVDFEAFGWDWIIAPKRYKANYCSGECEFVFLQKYPHTHLVHQANPRGSAGPCCTPTKMSPINMLYFNDKEQIIYGKIPAMVVDRCGCS, translated from the exons ATGCAAAAACTGCAAATCTGTGTTTATATTTACCTATTTATGCTGATTGTTGCTGGCCCAGTGGATCTGAATGAGAACAGCGAGCagaaggaaaatgtggaaaaagAGGGGCTGTGTAATGCATGTTTGTGGAGACAAAACACTAAATCCTTAAGGCTAGAAGCCATAAAAATCCAAATCCTCAGTAAACTTCGCCTGGAAACAGCTCCTAACATCAGCAAAGATGCTATAAGACAACTTCTGCCCAAAGCTCCTCCACTCCGGGAACTGATTGATCAGTACGATGTCCAGAGAGATGACAGCAGTGACGGCTCCTTGGAAGATGATGACTACCACGCTACGACGGAAACGGTCATTACCATGCCCACGGAGT CTGATCTTCTAACGCAAGTGGAAGGAAAACCCAAATGTTGCTTCTTTCAGTTTAGCTCTAAGATACAATACAATAAAGTCGTAAAGGCCCAACTGTGGATATATCTGAGACCTGTCAAGACTCCTACGACGGTGTTTGTGCAAATCCTGAGACTCATCAAACCCATGAAAGACGGTACAAGGTATACTGGAATCCGATCTCTGAAACTTGACATGAACCCAGGCACTGGTATTTGGCAGAGCATTGACGTGAAGACAGTGTTGCAAAACTGGCTCAAACAACCTGAATCCAACTTAGGCATTGAGATCAAAGCTTTAGATGAGAATGGCCATGATCTTGCTGTAACCTTCCCAGAACCAGGAGAAGATGGACTG AATCCTTTTTTAGAAGTCAAGGTAACAGACACACCAAAAAGATCTAGGAGAGATTTTGGGCTCGATTGTGATGAGCACTCCACAGAATCTCGATGCTGTCGTTACCCTCTAACTGTGGATTTTGAAGCTTTTGGATGGGATTGGATTATTGCACCTAAAAGATATAAGGCCAATTACTGCTCTGGAGAATGTGAATTTGTATTTTTGCAAAAGTATCCTCATACCCATCTTGTGCACCAAGCGAACCCCAGAGGTTCAGCCGGCCCCTGCTGTACTCCTACAAAGATGTCTCCAATTAATATGCTATATTTTAATGACAAAGAACAAATAATATATGGGAAGATTCCAGCTATGGTAGTAGATCGCTGTGGGTGCTCATGA